A genomic stretch from Pseudomonas alkylphenolica includes:
- a CDS encoding DUF1328 domain-containing protein has protein sequence MLSWAITFLIIAIVAAVLGFGGIAGAATGIAKILFIVFLVLFVASFFFGRGRG, from the coding sequence ATGTTGAGTTGGGCTATCACCTTTCTGATTATCGCCATTGTCGCCGCTGTGCTGGGCTTCGGTGGTATCGCCGGCGCCGCTACCGGAATCGCGAAGATCCTGTTCATCGTCTTCCTGGTGCTGTTCGTGGCTTCTTTCTTCTTTGGCCGTGGTAGAGGTTGA
- the gltP gene encoding glutamate/aspartate:proton symporter GltP has translation MKKAKLSLAWQILIGLVLGIAIGALLNHFSAEKAWWISNVLQPAGDIFIRLIKMIVIPIVISSLIVGIAGVGDAKKLGSIGLKTIIYFEVVTTIAIVVGLVLANLFHPGAGIDMSTLGTVDISKYQATAAEVQHEHAFIETILNLIPSNIFAALMRGEMLPIIFFSVLFGLGLSSLQAEIRDPLVKTFQGVSEAMFKVTHMIMNYAPIGVFALIAVTVANFGFASLLPLAKLVLLVYFAIAFFGFMVLGLIARLFGFSILKLMRIFKDELVLAYSTASSETVLPRVIEKMEAYGAPKAICSFVVPTGYSFNLDGSTLYQSIAAIFIAQLYGIDLSISQQLLLVLTLMVTSKGIAGVPGVSFVVLLATLGSVGIPLEGLAFIAGVDRIMDMARTALNVIGNALAVLVIARWEGMYDDAKGQRYWNSLPHWRSKEAAPAGKTANH, from the coding sequence ATGAAGAAGGCAAAGCTAAGCCTCGCCTGGCAGATCCTCATCGGTCTGGTACTGGGGATTGCAATCGGCGCTTTACTGAACCATTTCAGTGCAGAAAAGGCATGGTGGATCAGCAACGTCCTGCAACCTGCCGGTGATATCTTCATTCGCCTGATCAAGATGATCGTCATCCCGATCGTGATTTCGTCGCTGATCGTGGGTATCGCCGGGGTTGGCGATGCGAAAAAACTCGGCAGTATTGGCCTCAAGACCATCATTTACTTCGAGGTGGTCACCACCATCGCGATCGTGGTCGGTCTGGTCCTGGCCAACCTGTTCCATCCAGGTGCCGGTATCGACATGAGTACCCTGGGTACCGTCGATATTTCCAAGTATCAGGCCACTGCGGCCGAGGTTCAGCATGAACACGCGTTCATCGAGACCATCCTCAACCTGATTCCGTCGAACATCTTCGCAGCGCTGATGCGTGGCGAGATGCTGCCGATCATCTTCTTCTCGGTGCTGTTCGGCCTGGGCCTGTCGAGCCTGCAGGCAGAGATTCGCGATCCGCTGGTGAAAACCTTCCAGGGCGTTTCCGAAGCCATGTTCAAGGTCACTCACATGATCATGAACTACGCGCCAATCGGTGTGTTCGCGCTGATCGCCGTGACCGTTGCCAACTTCGGCTTCGCTTCGCTGCTGCCGCTGGCCAAGCTGGTCCTGCTGGTTTACTTCGCCATCGCCTTCTTCGGCTTCATGGTGCTGGGCCTGATCGCACGCCTGTTTGGCTTCTCGATCCTGAAGCTGATGCGTATCTTCAAGGACGAGCTGGTCCTGGCTTACTCCACTGCCAGCTCCGAAACCGTGCTGCCGCGCGTGATCGAGAAAATGGAAGCCTACGGCGCGCCGAAAGCCATCTGCAGCTTCGTGGTACCGACCGGTTATTCGTTCAACCTTGACGGTTCGACCCTGTACCAGAGCATTGCGGCGATCTTCATTGCCCAGCTGTACGGTATCGACCTGTCGATCAGCCAGCAGCTGCTGTTGGTACTGACCCTGATGGTGACCTCCAAGGGTATTGCCGGTGTTCCGGGCGTGTCCTTCGTGGTGCTGCTGGCCACCCTGGGCAGCGTTGGTATCCCGCTGGAAGGTCTGGCCTTCATCGCCGGTGTCGACCGCATCATGGACATGGCCCGTACCGCCCTGAACGTTATCGGCAACGCCCTGGCAGTGCTGGTAATCGCTCGCTGGGAAGGCATGTACGACGATGCCAAAGGCCAGCGCTACTGGAACTCGCTGCCACACTGGCGCAGCAAAGAAGCTGCACCTGCTGGCAAGACTGCCAACCACTAA
- a CDS encoding nucleoside recognition domain-containing protein, with translation MLNGLWLGFFLVAAISALAQWLVGGNAGIFAAMVESIFAMAKLSVEVMVLLFGTLTLWLGFLKIAEKAGVVDWLAKVLGPLFARLMPEVPPGHPALGLITLNFAANGLGLDNAATPIGLKAMRSLQELNPSSTTASNAQILFLVLNASSLTLLPVTIFMYRAQQGAPDPTLVFLPILLATSASTLVGLLSVAVMQRLRLWDPVVLAYLVPGALLLGGFMAFLGTLSATALAGLSSILGNLTLFGLIILFLVIGAFKRVKVYETFVEGAKEGFDVAKSLLPYLVAMLCAVGVLRASGALELSLDGIRHVVEWLGMDTRFVEGLPTALVKPFSGSAARAMLIETMQTHGVDSFPALVAATIQGSTETTFYVLAVYFGAVGIQRARHAVGCALLAELAGVVAAICVCYWFFA, from the coding sequence ATGCTCAACGGCCTTTGGCTTGGTTTTTTCCTGGTCGCGGCCATCTCCGCGCTGGCGCAATGGCTGGTAGGCGGCAATGCCGGTATTTTTGCCGCGATGGTCGAGAGCATCTTCGCCATGGCCAAGTTGTCGGTCGAGGTGATGGTCTTGCTGTTCGGCACCCTGACCCTGTGGCTGGGCTTTCTGAAGATTGCTGAAAAGGCCGGTGTCGTCGACTGGCTGGCCAAAGTACTCGGCCCGCTGTTTGCCCGCCTGATGCCGGAAGTACCGCCCGGCCACCCGGCCCTGGGCCTGATCACCCTGAACTTCGCCGCCAATGGCCTGGGCCTGGATAACGCCGCCACACCCATTGGCCTCAAGGCCATGCGCTCGCTGCAGGAACTCAACCCCAGTTCGACCACTGCCAGCAACGCGCAGATCCTGTTCCTGGTACTTAACGCTTCGTCGCTGACCCTGCTGCCGGTGACCATCTTCATGTACCGCGCTCAGCAAGGCGCACCGGACCCGACCCTGGTATTCCTGCCGATCCTGCTGGCTACCAGTGCCTCGACCCTGGTCGGCCTGCTGTCGGTGGCGGTGATGCAACGCTTGCGTCTGTGGGATCCGGTGGTCCTGGCTTATCTGGTGCCGGGCGCCCTGCTGTTGGGCGGCTTCATGGCGTTTCTGGGCACCCTGTCGGCCACCGCTTTGGCCGGCTTGTCGTCGATCCTGGGCAACCTGACCCTGTTCGGCCTGATCATCCTGTTCCTGGTGATTGGGGCGTTCAAGCGGGTGAAGGTCTATGAAACCTTCGTAGAGGGCGCCAAGGAGGGTTTTGACGTCGCCAAGAGCCTGCTGCCCTATCTGGTCGCCATGCTCTGCGCCGTCGGCGTGCTGCGCGCCTCAGGCGCTCTGGAGCTGAGTCTGGACGGCATCCGCCATGTGGTGGAATGGCTGGGGATGGATACGCGCTTCGTCGAGGGATTGCCTACCGCACTGGTCAAGCCGTTCTCGGGCAGCGCGGCACGGGCGATGCTAATCGAAACCATGCAGACCCATGGCGTCGACAGCTTCCCGGCGCTGGTAGCAGCGACCATCCAGGGCAGCACTGAAACCACCTTCTATGTGCTGGCGGTGTACTTCGGCGCCGTCGGTATCCAGCGCGCCCGCCATGCGGTGGGCTGCGCACTGCTCGCCGAGCTGGCCGGGGTGGTCGCGGCCATTTGCGTCTGCTACTGGTTCTTTGCCTGA
- a CDS encoding ABC-type transport auxiliary lipoprotein family protein has protein sequence MSRTCRYLALAVALSLGSACSILPQAEPADVYRLPSAQTSQAASASAAASWSLRLNKPLASDALNNPKIAVVPQGNLISNYKGARWSDPAPLLLRNRMLDAFQRDGRVPRLSADDSNLQADYELAGELQAFQSEYSADGLAVVIRYDARLVQGRSQRILASRRFEVRQPLSNKQVPAVVNGFGSASDQLMAQLVAWTLAQANQAQAKNQ, from the coding sequence ATGAGTCGTACCTGCCGCTACCTGGCCCTGGCTGTGGCGTTGAGCCTGGGCAGTGCCTGCTCAATCCTGCCGCAGGCCGAACCTGCTGATGTCTATCGCCTGCCTTCAGCGCAAACCAGCCAGGCGGCATCTGCGAGCGCTGCAGCCAGCTGGTCGCTGCGACTGAACAAGCCGTTGGCCAGTGATGCCCTGAACAACCCGAAAATTGCCGTGGTCCCTCAAGGCAACCTGATCAGTAACTACAAAGGCGCGCGCTGGAGCGATCCGGCCCCCTTGCTGCTGCGTAACCGCATGCTCGATGCCTTCCAGCGCGATGGCCGCGTACCCCGGCTCAGTGCCGATGACAGCAACCTGCAGGCTGACTATGAACTGGCTGGCGAGCTACAGGCGTTCCAGAGCGAGTACAGCGCCGACGGCCTGGCCGTGGTGATCCGCTATGACGCCCGCCTGGTGCAAGGGCGCAGCCAGCGCATCCTCGCCAGCCGCCGCTTTGAAGTGCGTCAGCCGTTGAGCAACAAGCAAGTGCCGGCAGTGGTCAACGGTTTCGGCAGCGCCAGTGACCAACTGATGGCTCAACTGGTGGCCTGGACGCTGGCCCAGGCCAACCAGGCTCAGGCAAAGAACCAGTAG
- a CDS encoding MlaD family protein → METRAHHVLIGLVTVIVVTGAMLFGLWLTKSSVDSTFKDYQVVFNEAVSGLSRGSSVQYNGIKVGDVTSLRLDPKDPRRVLAQVRLSADTPVKEDTRAKLTLTGITGTSFIQLSGGTPQSPELKGKDGKLPMIVASPSPIARLLDDGSDLLTNINMLVHNANQLFSEDNAKSLSNTLNHLEQTSAAFSEQRGDIRTAIQQLAQVGNQASSMLEQTSELMRNANGLLNNQGKQAFGSAEQAMQSLAQSTATINSLLNDNREALDGGAQGLNQLAPAIRELRETLNSLKAISQRLEANPSGYLLGRDSNKEFTP, encoded by the coding sequence ATGGAAACCCGCGCACATCATGTGCTGATCGGCCTGGTCACGGTCATTGTGGTCACCGGTGCCATGCTGTTCGGCCTGTGGCTGACCAAGTCCAGTGTCGACAGCACCTTCAAGGATTACCAGGTGGTATTCAACGAAGCAGTCTCCGGCTTGTCCCGGGGCAGCTCGGTGCAATACAACGGCATCAAGGTGGGAGACGTCACCAGCCTGCGCCTGGACCCCAAGGACCCGCGCCGGGTCCTGGCCCAAGTGCGCCTGAGCGCCGATACCCCGGTCAAGGAAGACACCCGTGCGAAACTGACCCTGACCGGTATCACCGGCACCTCCTTCATCCAGCTCAGTGGCGGTACGCCGCAAAGCCCGGAGCTCAAGGGCAAGGACGGCAAACTGCCAATGATCGTTGCCTCGCCTTCGCCGATTGCCCGGCTGCTCGATGACGGCAGCGACCTGCTGACCAACATCAACATGCTGGTGCATAACGCCAACCAGCTGTTCTCCGAAGACAACGCCAAGAGCCTGAGCAACACCCTCAATCACCTGGAGCAGACCTCGGCAGCGTTCAGCGAGCAACGCGGGGATATCCGCACTGCGATCCAGCAACTGGCCCAGGTCGGTAACCAGGCCAGCTCCATGCTCGAGCAGACCAGCGAACTGATGCGCAATGCCAATGGCCTGCTCAACAACCAGGGCAAGCAAGCCTTCGGCAGCGCCGAACAGGCCATGCAGTCGCTGGCGCAGAGCACAGCCACCATCAACAGCCTGCTCAACGACAACCGCGAAGCCCTCGATGGTGGTGCCCAGGGCCTGAACCAGCTGGCCCCGGCCATCCGCGAGCTGCGCGAGACCCTCAACTCGCTGAAGGCGATTTCCCAGCGCCTGGAAGCCAACCCCAGCGGCTACCTGCTCGGCCGAGATAGCAACAAGGAGTTCACGCCATGA
- a CDS encoding ABC transporter ATP-binding protein → MIEARGICNRFGTQSVHEQLDLDLYRGEILAVVGGSGSGKSVLLRSIVGLRRPNEGQVKVFGQNLSGVNDEQRSKVERRFGVLFQKGALFSSLTVTENVALPLIEHAGLSRADAEHLAGVKLALAGLPISAADKYPSSLSGGMIKRAALARALALDPDILFLDEPTAGLDPIGAAAFDQLILTLRDALGLSVFLITHDLDTLYTITDRVAVLSQKKVLVAGPIAQVEDTDDAWIHEYFHGPRGRAAYQAATAAKEL, encoded by the coding sequence GTGATCGAAGCGCGTGGCATCTGCAACCGCTTCGGTACCCAGAGCGTGCACGAACAACTGGACCTGGACCTGTACCGCGGCGAAATTCTCGCCGTGGTCGGTGGTTCGGGCAGTGGCAAGTCGGTACTGCTGCGTAGCATCGTCGGCCTGCGGCGGCCGAACGAAGGTCAGGTCAAGGTATTCGGCCAGAACCTCAGCGGTGTAAACGACGAGCAGCGCTCGAAGGTCGAACGACGCTTTGGCGTGCTGTTCCAGAAGGGCGCGCTGTTCTCTTCGCTGACGGTAACCGAGAACGTCGCCTTGCCGCTGATCGAACATGCCGGCCTGTCCCGCGCCGACGCCGAGCACCTGGCCGGGGTCAAGCTGGCCCTGGCCGGCTTGCCGATTTCCGCCGCCGACAAATACCCCTCATCACTGTCCGGCGGCATGATCAAACGCGCCGCGCTGGCCCGCGCCCTGGCCCTGGACCCGGACATTCTGTTTCTCGATGAACCCACCGCGGGCCTCGACCCGATCGGTGCGGCCGCCTTCGACCAGTTGATTCTGACCCTGCGCGATGCCTTGGGCCTGAGCGTGTTCCTGATCACCCACGACCTCGACACCCTTTACACCATCACCGACCGGGTGGCGGTGCTGTCGCAGAAAAAAGTCCTGGTGGCAGGCCCGATTGCCCAGGTCGAAGACACCGACGATGCCTGGATTCACGAATACTTTCATGGCCCGCGTGGCCGTGCGGCGTATCAGGCCGCCACAGCGGCAAAGGAGCTCTGA
- a CDS encoding ABC transporter permease, which translates to MEPMTTQASATLDTTSNPACLRIVGDWTLANYASLKRSSERLAGQYDQRTEIDLEQLGQLDTAGASLLAELLGAERLSRLTETAQLPEASRALLQAVYCSVQDFCIPEKQPEKSVLIQLLSRIGCAVDTLWQDTLQILGFVGLILQTLVLRLFQPRRWRVTAVVAHIEQTGLDAAPIVALLTFLVGAVVAFLGATVLAGFGASIFTVDLVAFSFLREFGVLLTAILMAGRTASAFTAQIGSMKANEEIDAIRTLGLDPVELLVVPRVLALLIALPLLTFLAMICGIIGGGVVCALSLDISPAMFLSLLQSDIGVQHFLVGLAKAPFFAFLIAAIGCLEGFKVSGSAESVGAHTTSSVVQSIFVVIVLDAVAALFFMEMGW; encoded by the coding sequence ATGGAGCCTATGACTACACAAGCCAGCGCAACCCTGGACACCACAAGCAACCCGGCGTGCCTGCGGATTGTCGGTGACTGGACTCTGGCCAACTACGCCAGCCTCAAGCGCAGCAGCGAGCGCCTGGCCGGCCAGTACGACCAGCGCACCGAGATCGATCTCGAACAGCTGGGCCAACTGGATACCGCTGGCGCTTCACTGCTGGCTGAACTGCTCGGTGCCGAGCGCTTATCGCGCCTGACCGAGACCGCCCAACTGCCCGAAGCCAGCCGGGCACTGCTGCAGGCGGTCTACTGCTCGGTGCAGGACTTCTGCATCCCGGAAAAGCAGCCTGAGAAGTCGGTACTGATCCAGCTGCTCAGCCGTATTGGCTGCGCGGTCGACACCCTTTGGCAAGACACCCTGCAGATCCTCGGTTTTGTCGGCCTGATCCTGCAAACCCTGGTGCTGCGCCTGTTCCAGCCACGGCGCTGGCGGGTCACTGCGGTCGTCGCGCACATCGAACAGACCGGTCTGGATGCCGCGCCCATCGTTGCCCTGCTGACCTTTCTGGTCGGTGCGGTAGTAGCCTTTCTCGGTGCCACGGTACTCGCCGGGTTCGGCGCCAGTATTTTCACCGTCGACCTGGTTGCGTTCTCTTTCCTGCGCGAATTCGGTGTGCTGCTGACCGCCATCCTCATGGCCGGTCGTACCGCCAGTGCCTTCACCGCACAGATCGGCTCGATGAAAGCCAATGAAGAGATCGACGCCATTCGTACCCTCGGTCTGGATCCGGTAGAGCTGCTGGTGGTGCCTCGGGTGCTGGCACTGCTGATTGCACTGCCGCTGCTGACCTTCCTCGCGATGATCTGCGGCATCATCGGTGGCGGCGTGGTCTGCGCGTTGTCGCTGGATATCTCGCCCGCCATGTTCCTGTCCTTGTTGCAAAGCGACATCGGTGTGCAGCATTTCCTCGTTGGCCTGGCCAAGGCGCCGTTCTTTGCCTTCCTGATCGCCGCCATTGGCTGCCTGGAAGGCTTCAAAGTCAGCGGCAGCGCCGAGTCGGTGGGGGCCCACACCACCTCTAGCGTGGTGCAGTCGATTTTCGTGGTGATCGTCCTCGATGCGGTGGCTGCGTTGTTCTTCATGGAGATGGGCTGGTGA
- a CDS encoding DUF5924 family protein translates to MPHYLQRLIELIKRYPGVIALGGFISGIASFILVDRQEGLASWIAIVMLISWIWLMLENTFTQLFTKVFKREIPQPLLRYATQMIHQESLFFVLPFFFVTTTWNSGQLVFTGLLGAAGLISIIDPLYYKWLAPRRWLFLALHTLTLFAALLTALPIILHLTTSQSFKLALVTAMLLSFPSLASSFPIQHWRRGVMLVVLTLAVGASGWMLRSWVPPATLWMTDVAVSTQLENRTPGKSLSEVKASEIRAGLYAFTAINAPRGLNERIYHVWQFNGKEVDRIALDIHGGRKEGYRAWTHKQNFPANPVGRWQVRVLTEDGQVIGVLRFRVVDDGQAPKAE, encoded by the coding sequence ATGCCTCATTATCTCCAGCGGCTGATCGAACTGATCAAGCGCTACCCCGGCGTCATCGCCCTCGGCGGTTTTATCTCCGGGATCGCCAGCTTCATCCTGGTCGACCGCCAGGAAGGCCTGGCCAGCTGGATTGCCATCGTGATGCTGATCAGCTGGATCTGGCTGATGCTGGAAAACACCTTCACCCAGTTGTTCACCAAGGTGTTCAAGCGCGAGATCCCGCAGCCACTGCTGCGCTATGCCACGCAGATGATTCACCAGGAAAGCCTGTTCTTCGTCCTGCCGTTCTTTTTCGTCACTACCACCTGGAACAGCGGCCAACTGGTATTTACCGGCCTGCTGGGCGCCGCCGGGCTGATATCGATCATTGATCCCCTGTACTACAAATGGCTGGCCCCGCGGCGCTGGCTGTTCCTCGCGCTGCATACCCTGACCCTGTTCGCGGCGCTGCTCACCGCGCTACCGATCATTTTGCACCTGACCACCTCGCAAAGCTTCAAGCTGGCCCTGGTGACTGCCATGCTGCTGTCGTTCCCAAGCCTGGCCAGCAGCTTCCCCATTCAGCACTGGCGGCGCGGGGTCATGCTGGTGGTGCTGACCCTGGCCGTTGGCGCCAGCGGCTGGATGCTGCGTTCCTGGGTTCCACCGGCCACGTTGTGGATGACTGACGTGGCCGTCAGCACCCAGTTGGAGAACCGCACGCCAGGCAAGAGCCTGAGTGAGGTCAAGGCCAGCGAGATCCGCGCCGGGCTCTACGCCTTTACCGCTATCAATGCGCCGCGCGGGCTGAACGAGCGGATTTATCACGTGTGGCAGTTCAACGGCAAAGAAGTCGATCGCATTGCCCTGGACATCCACGGTGGCCGCAAGGAAGGTTATCGGGCCTGGACGCATAAGCAGAACTTCCCCGCCAACCCGGTGGGCCGCTGGCAGGTGAGGGTGCTGACCGAAGATGGCCAGGTCATCGGGGTGTTGCGCTTCCGGGTGGTTGACGATGGTCAAGCGCCAAAGGCCGAGTAA
- a CDS encoding M16 family metallopeptidase — MRCLMFLCLLLGAMPGFALDRSQVEGYLLPNGLQVLLKSGYERNHVSIRLVVGVGFDDFPCEQQELPHLLEHVLFSGLDGSGEGGLEARMQALGGEWNAYTSSADTTFVIEAPARNQRKVLDLLLAVIKDTEIDEKALALSKKIVEREDGGHYSHLQRWLDRQDLGHRASDQLAVELGLKCAERSAVADMTVEQVKDVRQHWYAANNMSLIVVGGLDRLLPAYLERSYGELQPAEPGKRRTLEGVTHKAEARRELIRGWLGDSARLHWLFLEPVLDNDHSQTYDLLQRYLDWALYEQLRLKHGLSYGPFSQRESFGDTGVMSLNADLDRADIKEAEQALSDMLEQLRKHGLDPATFERVKQAAIDREAWTTQGNAALADYYWGALNDYLDGRFADPVRAMRRVSLSDANQALRQLLARPGFVRIEQPLISYDQLYGLVLVLGLVLAGVLIWHWRRRR, encoded by the coding sequence ATGCGTTGCCTGATGTTCCTGTGCCTGCTGCTGGGGGCCATGCCCGGCTTTGCCCTCGACCGCTCACAGGTCGAAGGCTACCTGCTGCCCAATGGTTTGCAGGTGCTGCTCAAGTCGGGCTATGAGCGCAATCATGTGTCGATTCGGCTGGTGGTCGGGGTTGGCTTCGATGATTTTCCCTGTGAACAGCAAGAGCTGCCGCACTTGCTCGAGCACGTGCTGTTCAGTGGCCTCGACGGCAGCGGCGAAGGCGGCCTGGAAGCGCGCATGCAGGCCTTGGGCGGTGAATGGAACGCCTACACCAGCAGTGCTGACACCACCTTTGTCATCGAAGCTCCGGCCCGTAACCAGCGCAAGGTGCTCGACCTGCTGCTGGCGGTGATCAAGGACACCGAGATCGACGAAAAGGCCCTGGCGCTGTCGAAGAAGATCGTCGAACGCGAAGATGGCGGTCACTACTCCCACCTGCAGCGCTGGCTGGACCGCCAGGACCTCGGCCACCGCGCCAGCGACCAGCTGGCGGTGGAGCTGGGGCTCAAGTGCGCCGAGCGCTCGGCCGTGGCCGACATGACCGTGGAACAGGTCAAGGATGTGCGCCAGCACTGGTACGCCGCCAACAACATGAGCCTGATCGTGGTTGGCGGCCTCGATCGTCTGCTACCAGCCTACCTGGAACGCAGCTATGGCGAACTGCAGCCAGCCGAACCTGGCAAACGCCGCACACTGGAAGGCGTTACCCACAAAGCCGAAGCCCGTCGTGAACTGATCCGCGGCTGGCTCGGCGACAGTGCCCGCCTGCACTGGTTGTTCCTCGAACCGGTGCTGGACAACGATCACAGCCAGACCTACGACCTGCTGCAACGCTATCTGGACTGGGCACTGTATGAACAGTTGCGGCTCAAGCACGGGCTGTCGTACGGACCTTTCAGTCAACGGGAAAGCTTCGGCGATACCGGCGTGATGAGCCTCAATGCCGACCTCGACCGCGCCGACATCAAGGAAGCCGAGCAGGCCTTGAGCGACATGCTTGAGCAGTTGCGCAAGCACGGCCTGGACCCGGCCACCTTCGAGCGAGTCAAACAGGCGGCAATCGATCGCGAAGCCTGGACCACCCAGGGCAACGCGGCACTGGCGGACTACTACTGGGGCGCGCTGAACGATTACCTCGACGGACGCTTTGCCGACCCGGTGCGCGCCATGCGCCGGGTCAGCCTGAGTGATGCCAATCAGGCGTTGCGCCAGCTGCTGGCCAGGCCCGGGTTTGTGCGAATCGAACAGCCGTTGATCAGTTATGACCAGTTGTATGGGCTGGTATTGGTGTTGGGCTTAGTACTCGCCGGCGTACTGATCTGGCACTGGCGGCGTCGGCGCTGA
- a CDS encoding Na/Pi cotransporter family protein: MLTLLNLLSAVALLIWGTHIVRTGILRVYGSNLRRVLSQNMSRRPLAFLAGILVTAMVQSSNATAMLVTSFVGQGLMSLTPALAIMLGADVGTALMARVLTFDLSWLSPLLIFLGVIFFLSRKQTRAGQLGRVGIGLGLIILALQLIVEAAAPITQAQGVKVLFASLTGDILLDALVGALFALISYSSLAAVLLTATLAGAELISLPVAIGLVIGANIGSGLLAFLSTSMQNAAGRQVALGSLLYKLIGLILIIPVLDPLVRWMDSLTFSAQELVIGFHLLYNTLRCLIMLPTVKPMARICSWLLPERAEANGRARPRHLDPAALSTPSLALANAVRETLRVGDLIDNMLDAMHGVLLGTHTAMTQQVRSLGEDVEALNNAIKLYLAQMPREDLSTQDSKRWAEIIELVINLKLASDLIERMLRKVQQQKTSQRREFSDVGLEELTGLHSQLLANLRLGLSVFLSADPESARQLLREKRRFRAQERRLAHAHVSRLQRKVVQSIETSALHLELIADMKRLNSLFCSSAYVVLGGSDTGGLLLDSVPDDAHSP; the protein is encoded by the coding sequence ATGCTGACCCTGCTCAATCTGCTTTCCGCCGTGGCGCTGCTGATCTGGGGCACACACATTGTGCGTACCGGCATCCTGCGGGTGTATGGCTCCAACCTGCGGCGCGTGCTGAGTCAGAACATGTCCAGGCGCCCGCTGGCTTTCCTTGCCGGGATCCTGGTGACCGCCATGGTCCAGAGCAGTAACGCGACGGCGATGCTGGTGACCTCCTTTGTCGGTCAGGGGCTGATGTCCTTGACCCCGGCGCTGGCGATCATGCTCGGCGCCGATGTCGGTACGGCGCTGATGGCGCGGGTGCTGACTTTTGACCTGTCGTGGCTGTCACCGCTGCTGATCTTCCTCGGGGTGATCTTTTTTCTCTCGCGCAAACAGACCCGGGCCGGACAGTTGGGCCGCGTCGGTATCGGCCTGGGCCTGATCATTCTCGCCCTGCAACTGATCGTCGAAGCCGCTGCACCGATTACCCAGGCCCAGGGGGTGAAAGTGCTGTTCGCCTCGCTGACTGGCGATATCCTCCTCGACGCTCTGGTCGGTGCGTTGTTTGCGCTGATTTCCTACTCAAGCCTGGCCGCCGTACTGCTCACCGCGACCCTGGCCGGCGCCGAGCTGATCAGCCTGCCGGTGGCCATCGGCCTGGTCATTGGCGCCAACATCGGTAGCGGCTTGCTGGCCTTCCTCAGCACCAGCATGCAAAACGCCGCCGGCCGCCAGGTGGCCCTGGGCAGCCTGCTGTACAAGCTGATCGGCTTGATCCTGATCATCCCGGTGCTCGACCCGCTGGTACGCTGGATGGACAGCCTGACGTTCAGTGCCCAGGAACTGGTGATCGGATTTCACCTGCTCTACAACACCCTGCGCTGCCTGATCATGCTGCCGACGGTCAAACCCATGGCCCGCATCTGCAGCTGGCTGCTACCGGAGCGGGCCGAGGCCAATGGCCGGGCCCGGCCGCGTCACCTGGACCCGGCGGCGCTGAGCACCCCGAGCCTGGCCCTGGCCAACGCTGTGCGTGAGACTTTGCGTGTGGGCGACCTGATCGACAACATGCTCGACGCCATGCACGGCGTTCTGCTGGGCACCCACACAGCGATGACGCAGCAGGTACGCAGCCTGGGCGAAGACGTCGAAGCGCTGAACAACGCGATCAAACTGTATCTGGCGCAAATGCCCCGCGAAGACCTCAGCACTCAGGACAGCAAGCGCTGGGCGGAAATCATCGAATTGGTGATCAACCTCAAGCTGGCCAGCGACCTTATCGAACGCATGCTGCGCAAGGTGCAGCAGCAGAAGACCTCCCAGCGCCGGGAGTTCTCTGATGTCGGCCTGGAGGAGTTGACCGGCCTGCACAGCCAGTTACTCGCCAACCTGCGCCTGGGGCTGTCGGTCTTTCTCAGTGCCGACCCGGAAAGTGCCCGCCAGTTGCTGCGGGAAAAACGCCGCTTTCGCGCTCAGGAACGGCGCCTGGCCCATGCCCATGTCAGCCGCCTGCAACGTAAAGTGGTGCAAAGTATCGAAACCAGCGCCTTGCACCTGGAACTGATTGCCGATATGAAACGACTGAACTCCTTGTTCTGCAGCAGTGCCTATGTAGTATTGGGTGGTTCCGATACCGGCGGTTTACTGCTCGACAGTGTCCCGGACGATGCCCATTCACCTTGA